The following are from one region of the Paenibacillus sp. JZ16 genome:
- a CDS encoding YdeI/OmpD-associated family protein — translation MVNGERNSKIDPYFNKLKKWKEEFKLLREIALDCGLTEDFKWMHPCYTLDDKNIVLIHGFKDYCALLFHKGALLKDPHGILIQQTANVQAARQIRFTNVQEIDEMQLILKTYIDEAIEVEKAGLQVNYKKNREYTIPEELESKFVDMPDLKAAFEALTPGRQRAYILHFSTPKQSKTRESRIEKYIAHILDGKGLND, via the coding sequence ATGGTAAACGGTGAAAGGAATTCAAAGATAGATCCCTATTTTAACAAACTTAAGAAGTGGAAGGAAGAATTTAAGCTGCTGAGAGAAATCGCTCTTGACTGCGGGTTGACCGAGGATTTTAAGTGGATGCATCCATGTTACACGCTTGACGATAAAAACATCGTTTTGATTCATGGCTTTAAGGATTACTGTGCGCTTCTGTTTCACAAAGGGGCGTTGTTAAAAGATCCCCATGGGATTCTAATCCAACAAACCGCGAATGTTCAGGCGGCGCGTCAGATTCGGTTCACCAATGTTCAAGAGATCGATGAAATGCAACTTATCTTGAAAACATATATTGATGAAGCCATCGAAGTTGAGAAAGCCGGTTTGCAAGTGAACTATAAAAAGAATAGGGAATACACCATACCGGAAGAATTAGAAAGCAAATTCGTGGACATGCCCGATTTAAAAGCGGCTTTTGAAGCATTGACACCGGGACGACAAAGAGCATATATTCTACATTTTTCTACACCCAAGCAATCCAAAACCCGAGAGTCAAGGATTGAAAAATATATTGCGCATATCCTGGATGGGAAGGGGTTAAATGATTAA
- a CDS encoding nuclear transport factor 2 family protein, with amino-acid sequence MEKSLDSVQSRTCEGFDAFRHALETGDTADFLNKVTEDFHFSVPLPLEGWNHEQQGKERFEELIRFERSVFQMQLTPLIVLENEDNGMVVFRSEGLLNGRPFRNELAIVFEFEAGRIRSFREYVGMPLKNYENP; translated from the coding sequence ATGGAGAAATCTCTAGACTCAGTCCAATCCCGAACATGCGAAGGGTTTGATGCCTTTAGGCATGCGTTGGAAACGGGGGATACAGCTGATTTTCTTAATAAGGTTACGGAAGACTTTCATTTCTCTGTTCCGCTCCCGCTAGAGGGGTGGAATCATGAACAGCAAGGCAAAGAGCGGTTTGAGGAATTGATCAGGTTCGAGCGCTCCGTATTTCAGATGCAGCTGACTCCGCTCATCGTTCTTGAGAATGAGGACAACGGGATGGTGGTATTTCGCTCGGAAGGCTTGTTGAATGGGCGGCCTTTTCGTAATGAGCTTGCAATCGTCTTTGAATTTGAGGCAGGGCGGATCCGCTCCTTCCGCGAATATGTAGGTATGCCGTTAAAAAACTACGAGAACCCATAA
- a CDS encoding MarR family winged helix-turn-helix transcriptional regulator translates to MMKRIEFQNESYGKEITAINRHLHMLLTPRLAPLRLGFGQHMFLLMLSMKEEVNQKTLSEQLMVDKTTTAKAIRKLESEGYIRKEIDPIDLRNQKIYLTDSGRAVVPKIEEALAEVMEIGTEGISAEEYLELIRLLKIILNNLNKHVQTSTRQ, encoded by the coding sequence ATGATGAAAAGGATTGAATTCCAGAACGAATCGTACGGAAAAGAAATAACCGCAATCAATCGACATTTGCATATGCTGCTTACTCCGCGTCTAGCCCCGCTTCGCTTGGGATTTGGGCAACACATGTTTTTGCTAATGCTTTCAATGAAAGAGGAGGTGAATCAGAAAACACTAAGCGAGCAATTGATGGTCGACAAGACAACGACGGCAAAGGCGATCCGAAAGCTTGAATCTGAGGGTTATATTCGCAAAGAAATTGACCCCATCGATCTACGGAACCAAAAGATATATCTTACCGATTCCGGAAGGGCTGTCGTTCCGAAGATTGAGGAAGCGCTAGCAGAAGTAATGGAGATTGGAACAGAAGGGATCTCAGCAGAAGAGTACCTGGAATTAATAAGGTTGTTAAAAATCATATTAAACAATTTGAACAAACATGTACAAACTTCAACTCGTCAGTGA
- a CDS encoding NAD(P)-dependent oxidoreductase, with product MRITVIGSTSPTGLEVLKYGKKRGHELIAFTRRPQLLSMDQSFDKIVTGDGLHKSDVLHAIDGSDAVIAIIGGKTDIAGVTETIIRSMQERKTRRLIFVSSYLLEAKRPRIFASFARWIFRHELTELDKAEKIIQECDLDWSIYRPAQLNNNPSTGKIRVQEQRHGFASGPYQISRADLAKVLVDALDNNANFRKIYCVTWSKE from the coding sequence ATGAGAATAACCGTCATAGGTTCAACGAGTCCGACAGGACTGGAGGTTCTAAAGTACGGTAAGAAGCGTGGGCACGAGCTTATTGCGTTTACAAGACGCCCGCAGTTGTTAAGTATGGATCAGAGCTTTGACAAGATCGTAACTGGAGATGGACTTCATAAATCTGACGTTCTTCATGCGATTGACGGAAGTGATGCTGTAATTGCGATTATCGGCGGCAAAACCGATATAGCCGGCGTTACGGAAACAATTATTAGATCGATGCAGGAAAGAAAAACCCGGCGTCTCATTTTTGTCAGCTCTTATTTACTCGAAGCCAAACGCCCCAGAATCTTCGCTTCATTCGCAAGATGGATCTTTCGTCACGAATTGACGGAACTTGATAAAGCCGAGAAAATCATCCAGGAGTGTGACCTTGATTGGAGTATCTACCGACCAGCTCAATTAAATAATAACCCTTCAACCGGAAAGATAAGAGTTCAGGAACAACGTCATGGTTTTGCTTCCGGTCCATATCAAATTTCTAGAGCAGACTTGGCCAAGGTATTAGTTGATGCTCTTGATAACAATGCGAACTTCAGGAAAATATATTGTGTTACTTGGAGCAAGGAATAG
- a CDS encoding MerR family transcriptional regulator, whose amino-acid sequence MKRNWKVGELAKQTGLTVRTLRFYDQIGLFSPSDKTESGHRLYDESDLSRLQQIISLKELGLSLEDVKLILKDEQISPLEIVKLQIARIKEQIKVQQQLLEQLHHLSKSMQGMAPLAVEDFTDLMQAIKKSHEKLVIERRTSWEHHLDVLGNFIAEEEKKSKSRED is encoded by the coding sequence ATGAAACGAAATTGGAAGGTAGGGGAGCTTGCCAAACAAACGGGGCTCACCGTGCGGACTTTGCGATTTTACGATCAAATCGGTTTGTTCTCTCCATCGGACAAGACGGAGTCCGGTCATAGGCTGTACGACGAATCTGACCTGTCACGCCTGCAGCAGATTATATCGCTTAAAGAATTAGGCTTATCTTTGGAGGATGTAAAGCTCATCCTGAAGGACGAGCAGATCAGCCCACTAGAGATCGTCAAGCTGCAAATAGCCCGAATCAAGGAACAAATCAAGGTGCAGCAGCAGCTTCTTGAACAGCTTCATCATCTATCCAAGTCGATGCAGGGGATGGCGCCATTAGCGGTTGAAGACTTCACTGACCTCATGCAAGCGATTAAAAAAAGCCATGAGAAGTTAGTCATCGAGCGGAGAACGAGCTGGGAACACCATCTGGATGTATTGGGTAATTTTATTGCCGAGGAAGAGAAAAAATCGAAATCTAGGGAGGATTAA
- a CDS encoding LysR family transcriptional regulator, producing MELKQLQYFMAICEELHFTRAAEKMGVSAPNISQQIRRLEEELGVLLFDRVGKTIVLTDAGAILREHGAAVFRHLQQAGDAIADLKQMQGGSLSIGVLPGDADLMFNAMLLNFHQTYPTLSLSLLETTKVTEQVLDRSIDVGVTIGPVIDERLTTIPLFHEEFSLAVSRNDPLATENFIPLNRLQGLKMVMFPGDHQCRKVIDRFCMDNGFTLQSKLVTTTLSSLLQMVQSGVGACVLPRLLLENLHNPDIKVVHLRNPTPSQDICLIYRSDRYVGYAMRTFIKTLRAYIDTAIHQSKSS from the coding sequence TTGGAGTTAAAACAACTGCAATATTTCATGGCCATTTGTGAAGAGCTTCATTTCACGAGAGCTGCCGAAAAAATGGGAGTCAGCGCACCCAACATTAGCCAGCAGATAAGAAGATTGGAAGAAGAACTCGGAGTTCTGCTGTTCGATCGTGTGGGAAAAACCATTGTCCTTACAGACGCTGGAGCCATTCTTCGCGAACACGGTGCTGCCGTTTTCAGGCATCTGCAGCAAGCGGGCGACGCCATTGCAGATCTGAAGCAAATGCAAGGCGGGTCCCTTTCCATCGGGGTCTTGCCCGGTGACGCGGATCTCATGTTCAATGCCATGCTATTAAACTTCCATCAGACCTACCCCACCCTCTCACTGTCCCTTTTGGAAACCACGAAAGTAACCGAACAAGTCCTGGACCGAAGCATCGATGTGGGCGTAACCATTGGACCTGTTATCGATGAACGTCTCACGACAATTCCCCTGTTTCATGAGGAGTTCTCATTGGCTGTAAGTAGGAATGATCCCCTTGCCACGGAGAATTTCATCCCCTTGAACAGGCTGCAAGGCTTAAAGATGGTCATGTTCCCAGGAGACCACCAATGCCGCAAGGTGATTGACCGCTTTTGCATGGACAACGGGTTTACACTTCAGTCGAAATTGGTGACGACAACGTTATCTTCCCTCCTTCAGATGGTACAGAGCGGAGTCGGCGCTTGTGTTCTGCCGCGACTTCTATTGGAGAATCTTCACAATCCGGACATCAAGGTCGTGCACCTCAGGAACCCTACGCCTTCTCAGGACATTTGTCTGATCTACCGCAGCGACAGGTATGTCGGATACGCCATGCGTACGTTTATCAAGACCTTGAGAGCCTACATCGACACAGCTATCCATCAATCGAAGTCTTCGTAG
- a CDS encoding S66 peptidase family protein gives MPIPPPILQRGDTVGIVTLGSPLAAGIINARIEYLRTMELNVVLGQYVYAQNGFLAGTDEQRASDLMMMFRDEQVKMILPTRGGTGVAGILPYLDYDEIRSNPKIVTGYSDITVLLNVLHQYVDLITFHSLMLIDFKPETPAYNFDQFFSATSVYSLTRPILNPPGMPLISRIPGNVTGQLVGGNLTSFVDTLGTPFEIDTRGKILVLEETHEPTNTVYRYLNDLKLAGKFNDCIGIIMGECSGCQAAYGISYEDLINEFVVPLGKPLITNLATGHGMYKAALPIGATVQLDSVNNRITTVEPTVSI, from the coding sequence ATGCCGATACCTCCGCCAATCTTGCAGAGGGGCGATACCGTTGGAATCGTTACCTTGGGCAGCCCGCTCGCTGCAGGCATCATTAATGCACGAATCGAATATTTGAGAACAATGGAGCTTAATGTTGTATTGGGTCAATATGTATATGCGCAAAACGGGTTTCTTGCCGGCACAGACGAGCAGCGAGCCTCCGATTTAATGATGATGTTTCGAGATGAGCAGGTAAAAATGATACTGCCTACCAGAGGCGGTACAGGCGTGGCCGGAATTCTTCCCTACCTGGATTACGACGAGATACGAAGTAACCCAAAAATCGTCACGGGGTACAGCGACATCACGGTACTATTAAATGTTCTGCATCAATATGTAGATTTAATAACATTCCATAGTCTGATGCTTATTGACTTCAAACCCGAAACGCCCGCTTATAATTTCGATCAGTTTTTTTCCGCGACATCCGTGTATTCATTAACCCGGCCAATCTTGAATCCGCCGGGGATGCCGTTGATAAGCCGTATTCCGGGCAACGTGACGGGGCAGCTTGTGGGCGGTAATCTCACATCGTTTGTCGATACGCTGGGCACGCCATTCGAAATCGATACACGGGGTAAAATTCTCGTTCTTGAAGAAACGCATGAACCCACCAATACCGTCTACAGATACTTGAACGATTTAAAGCTTGCCGGTAAATTTAATGACTGCATCGGCATTATTATGGGAGAATGCTCAGGCTGCCAGGCAGCTTATGGCATATCCTATGAAGATTTAATCAACGAATTTGTTGTACCTCTCGGTAAGCCGCTTATAACAAATCTTGCTACAGGACATGGGATGTATAAAGCCGCCTTGCCAATTGGCGCAACAGTACAACTCGATTCCGTCAATAATAGAATAACGACGGTTGAACCTACAGTCAGCATTTAA
- a CDS encoding beta-N-acetylhexosaminidase, whose protein sequence is MKQEQPMPLYPRPRLVKWLGGEKNWSGSVSYEIQEREVPAVEQVRLKTRLEQALSGSFRDDPSTDSSIPISVSLQERLHPEGYVLQWDEAGLHIEYSQPAGLNYAVVTLVQLLSRQGLTWSCFRIEDEPDYPVRGLMLDIGRSKIPKLTELFQLLDQMESLKLNHLQLYMEGYCFEYTQHKTAFPESTPMTAEDFRRLDAYAASRFIDLVPNQNCLGHMGDWLSKPAYRDLAEHPDGMPIDGPYPLTFPPTTLNPVDPRSLDLIRGMFDGLLPAFTSDWVNINMDEPFGLGSGKSKKRCDAIGLGPLYMEYAEGVTDIVRSHGKKAMMWGDVLTRHPEVAERIPDDVTILDWNYDSSISFVEHCSMLQKHGISYFVCPGTSSWSSLSGRTDNMLDNIADAAVQGQKYGAGGLIVTDWGDNGHWQVPVISYPGYAYAAGLSWCTEGNLHREDELKSYLSEYVFKDASGEIGHFLMELGRYYHLENSSLDNGTYLSALLTRGLKSREQLEKELSLFLRIFAELNGTTVDSFQLNFQYHDMLAWLKKRKEQLGRVDLQVRDADVITDELRNTLRLIEQAVGIHRYMCRIDMSDAQDEVNCIIDLESQLKLVIEEFNRLWRIRNKEGGLTTSTRAMYRLLEQYEGIRQTQE, encoded by the coding sequence ATGAAACAGGAGCAACCCATGCCGTTGTATCCACGGCCGCGACTTGTGAAATGGCTGGGTGGAGAGAAGAACTGGTCGGGCAGCGTTTCGTATGAAATTCAGGAAAGAGAAGTCCCAGCCGTGGAGCAGGTGAGACTGAAAACTCGATTGGAGCAGGCATTGTCTGGTTCTTTTCGGGATGATCCTTCAACAGATTCGTCCATTCCGATATCGGTCTCTTTACAGGAGAGGCTGCATCCGGAAGGCTATGTCTTACAATGGGATGAAGCAGGTCTCCATATCGAATACAGTCAACCGGCCGGGTTGAATTATGCAGTGGTTACCTTGGTGCAGCTACTCTCTCGCCAAGGCCTTACTTGGAGTTGCTTCCGAATAGAAGATGAGCCCGATTACCCGGTACGCGGCTTAATGCTGGATATCGGACGGAGCAAAATTCCGAAGCTGACCGAGCTGTTCCAGCTGCTAGACCAGATGGAGAGTTTAAAGCTGAATCATCTGCAGCTGTATATGGAGGGATACTGCTTCGAATATACGCAGCATAAGACGGCGTTCCCTGAAAGCACGCCAATGACTGCGGAAGATTTCCGGAGATTGGACGCATACGCCGCAAGCCGATTTATCGATCTGGTGCCGAATCAGAATTGTCTGGGCCACATGGGAGATTGGCTCAGTAAACCTGCATACCGTGACCTTGCGGAGCATCCGGATGGAATGCCGATTGATGGTCCGTATCCATTGACATTCCCTCCCACCACCTTGAATCCTGTGGACCCGCGTTCTCTAGATTTGATCCGGGGGATGTTCGACGGATTGCTGCCCGCGTTCACATCCGATTGGGTGAACATCAATATGGATGAGCCGTTTGGTCTTGGATCCGGCAAAAGCAAGAAGCGCTGCGATGCGATCGGATTGGGTCCGCTGTATATGGAGTATGCAGAGGGCGTGACGGATATCGTTCGAAGCCACGGAAAGAAAGCGATGATGTGGGGAGATGTATTGACCCGCCATCCGGAAGTGGCCGAACGGATCCCGGACGATGTGACGATCCTCGACTGGAATTATGACAGCAGCATTTCTTTTGTTGAGCACTGCAGCATGCTGCAAAAGCACGGAATATCGTATTTCGTCTGTCCGGGTACCAGCTCTTGGTCCTCCCTGTCCGGGCGGACCGACAATATGCTGGACAATATCGCGGACGCAGCGGTCCAAGGTCAGAAATACGGAGCCGGAGGACTTATCGTGACCGACTGGGGAGATAACGGACATTGGCAGGTTCCGGTCATCAGCTATCCAGGGTATGCGTATGCAGCGGGGTTAAGCTGGTGCACGGAAGGCAACCTGCATCGGGAAGATGAACTGAAGAGCTATCTGTCGGAGTACGTATTTAAAGACGCCAGCGGTGAGATCGGGCATTTCCTGATGGAATTGGGACGATACTACCATTTGGAGAACAGCTCGCTTGATAACGGCACCTATCTGAGTGCTTTGCTGACCCGCGGATTAAAGAGCCGGGAGCAGCTGGAGAAAGAACTTAGCTTGTTTTTGCGGATATTTGCAGAGCTTAACGGCACGACAGTCGATTCGTTTCAGCTGAATTTTCAATATCATGACATGCTGGCGTGGCTGAAGAAGCGTAAAGAACAGCTGGGAAGAGTTGATCTTCAAGTTCGCGATGCCGACGTCATTACAGACGAACTGCGTAATACCCTGCGATTGATTGAACAGGCAGTTGGCATTCACCGATATATGTGCCGGATCGATATGTCTGATGCACAAGATGAGGTCAATTGCATCATTGATCTGGAATCTCAGCTCAAGCTGGTTATTGAAGAATTTAATCGATTATGGCGGATCCGCAATAAGGAAGGCGGTCTTACAACCAGCACCCGAGCGATGTATAGGCTGCTTGAACAATACGAAGGGATTCGGCAAACTCAAGAATAA
- a CDS encoding DUF2269 family protein: MYYLYTSLLVFHILSAIFGVGPVFLFNMILKRAKSVEQLRYAHHIVEKLNRNANVSFGIILISGLLMGWINPYLFQTEWYIASLVLFFISGMYAIFAVEPILKQMQGIASNTSGPNEISSEYKTLFQRKQSRDTVANLIAVMIILLMVIKPAF; the protein is encoded by the coding sequence ATGTATTACCTGTATACTTCACTGTTAGTGTTCCATATTCTATCCGCAATTTTTGGAGTTGGGCCGGTGTTTCTGTTCAATATGATTTTGAAGAGGGCGAAGTCGGTGGAACAGTTGAGATATGCTCATCATATCGTTGAAAAATTGAACCGAAATGCCAATGTTTCCTTTGGTATTATCCTCATATCAGGATTATTGATGGGCTGGATAAACCCTTACTTGTTTCAAACGGAATGGTACATCGCTTCGCTAGTGTTGTTTTTTATCTCAGGCATGTATGCGATCTTTGCGGTTGAACCCATCCTGAAACAAATGCAAGGAATCGCGTCGAATACGTCAGGGCCTAACGAGATTTCCTCAGAATATAAGACGTTATTTCAAAGAAAGCAATCCCGAGATACGGTGGCAAACCTAATAGCAGTCATGATTATTCTCCTTATGGTAATTAAGCCCGCATTTTAA
- a CDS encoding DinB family protein, producing MSEMIINTATTARQVLQQQVQAIPEELFDIQPAGFNNTVRWNVGHMIYWMDKYSPLIFDSTPIVPGSYETLFNSGTKPLDWTVAPPSKEAMVEMLTAQLSRITELKPEMLGEELSAPFDLGPFHFNTSGELLNFILIHEAFHLGTISSQLKVLSSS from the coding sequence ATGTCTGAAATGATTATCAATACGGCAACAACCGCACGTCAAGTGCTGCAGCAGCAGGTGCAGGCGATCCCGGAGGAACTGTTCGATATCCAACCGGCTGGTTTCAACAATACGGTCCGTTGGAATGTCGGCCATATGATTTATTGGATGGATAAGTATTCTCCCTTGATCTTCGACTCCACGCCTATCGTACCGGGCTCTTATGAAACGCTGTTTAACTCTGGCACAAAGCCCTTGGATTGGACGGTTGCTCCACCATCGAAGGAAGCGATGGTCGAGATGTTAACGGCGCAGCTTTCCCGTATCACTGAGTTGAAGCCTGAAATGCTGGGCGAGGAGCTTTCGGCTCCGTTTGACTTGGGACCGTTCCATTTCAACACCTCTGGTGAGCTGTTAAACTTTATCCTGATTCATGAAGCTTTTCACCTTGGAACGATTTCGAGCCAGTTAAAGGTTCTTTCGTCGAGTTAA
- the helD gene encoding RNA polymerase recycling motor HelD has translation MEAKEWQLEQERLDQVRGKMKARIDQLEPSVTGMRDQAAEIRRRFWEEVTVNTSSDEEFEETFYTIKQQAAVLSERERRHRLLKQQWRSLHRLLPSPYFGRVDFLEDGLNVSEQIYIGVSSFVDEDELSFLVYDWRSPIASLYYDHSPGAASYVTPVGQITGMMELKRQYQIHDGQIRHMFDANVTIGDELLQQMLAKGADSQMKSIVSTIQKEQNAIIRNDFSRLLIVQGAAGSGKTSAALQRVAYLLYKNRDSLKADQIVLFSPNQMFNSYVSTVLPELGEENMQQTTFQEYLEYWLGSSFHVEDPFNQIEYVLTAQSTPNYEARLQGMKYKASEAFMRALQNYAKWLGREGILFKGIRFRDRVLITSEQMRTQFYSYDPSLSLANRVDLLQKWLLKELSLLERKERRASWVEEELQYLDNEQYAEVFSELHKDREVFDIAERYAVVYEKISNKRREDEGDFDFAEREEDILSQRIVKMSFKPLRQGVKRFSFIDVQSLYVQLFDDEAAYREKTNETEIPVLWSEICRQTKEKLDRLELFYEDATPYLYLKELIEGVRTNTEIRHVFVDEGQDYSAFQYEYLKKLFPRARMTVLGDFGQAIFTQSTKLHESDSPLTRLYGEAETCLIHLVRSYRSTLEIVEFTKTLLSAESEIVPFDRSGHKPLLVKLDDEEMRDARILKDIAALRAEGLDSIAVITKSAAESRAAFESLREQGSEGLQLITKETVTFEKGVMVIPVYLAKGVEFDAVLIYEASPQAYSRENDRKLLYTACTRAMHRLHVYTTDDWSPFVQALPADLYEKAAY, from the coding sequence ATGGAAGCGAAGGAATGGCAGTTAGAACAAGAACGGCTGGATCAGGTAAGGGGAAAGATGAAGGCGAGGATCGACCAGTTGGAACCAAGCGTTACCGGGATGCGCGATCAGGCTGCTGAGATTCGCAGGCGATTCTGGGAAGAGGTTACAGTCAACACGAGCTCGGACGAAGAGTTTGAAGAAACATTTTATACGATTAAACAACAGGCTGCGGTGTTATCCGAAAGGGAGCGTCGTCACCGGCTTCTGAAGCAGCAATGGAGGAGCTTACATCGGCTGCTGCCGTCTCCTTATTTTGGGCGTGTTGATTTTCTAGAGGACGGCCTGAATGTGAGCGAGCAGATTTATATCGGCGTATCATCCTTCGTCGATGAAGATGAATTGAGCTTCCTGGTATATGATTGGCGCAGTCCCATCGCGAGTCTTTACTACGACCATTCCCCCGGTGCGGCCTCTTACGTCACGCCGGTCGGGCAGATCACGGGTATGATGGAGTTGAAACGGCAGTATCAGATTCACGATGGACAAATCCGTCATATGTTTGATGCGAACGTAACGATCGGCGACGAGCTGCTCCAGCAAATGCTGGCCAAAGGCGCGGACTCCCAAATGAAGAGTATCGTATCAACCATCCAGAAGGAACAAAACGCCATCATCCGAAACGATTTTAGCCGGCTGCTTATCGTCCAGGGGGCGGCTGGCAGTGGGAAGACCTCCGCAGCCTTGCAACGTGTGGCGTATTTGCTATACAAAAACCGCGATTCGCTTAAGGCAGACCAGATCGTTCTTTTCTCGCCAAATCAAATGTTCAACAGTTATGTATCCACTGTCCTTCCCGAGCTCGGCGAGGAGAACATGCAGCAGACGACTTTTCAGGAATATCTCGAATATTGGCTGGGTTCATCCTTCCATGTCGAGGATCCCTTCAATCAGATCGAATATGTGTTGACCGCACAATCAACTCCGAATTACGAGGCTCGTCTTCAAGGGATGAAGTACAAGGCATCCGAAGCTTTCATGAGGGCTCTGCAGAACTATGCGAAGTGGCTGGGGCGGGAAGGCATCCTGTTCAAAGGCATTCGGTTTCGGGATCGTGTTCTGATAACGTCGGAGCAAATGAGAACCCAATTCTACAGCTACGATCCTTCCTTGAGCTTAGCCAATCGTGTTGATCTCTTACAAAAGTGGCTTCTGAAGGAACTTTCATTATTAGAGCGCAAAGAGCGGAGGGCGTCCTGGGTTGAGGAGGAGCTTCAATACCTCGACAACGAGCAATATGCGGAAGTTTTCAGCGAGTTGCATAAGGATAGGGAAGTGTTTGATATCGCCGAGCGTTATGCCGTTGTTTACGAGAAAATAAGCAATAAGCGCAGAGAAGATGAAGGTGACTTTGACTTCGCCGAGCGGGAGGAAGACATCCTCAGCCAAAGGATTGTGAAGATGAGCTTCAAACCGCTAAGGCAAGGCGTGAAGCGATTTTCGTTTATCGATGTCCAAAGCTTATACGTCCAATTGTTTGATGATGAAGCTGCTTATCGAGAGAAGACAAATGAGACCGAGATCCCTGTTCTATGGTCTGAAATTTGTAGGCAAACCAAAGAAAAGCTGGACCGGCTCGAATTATTCTATGAGGATGCGACTCCGTATCTGTATTTAAAAGAACTGATCGAAGGCGTTCGAACGAACACGGAGATTCGGCATGTGTTCGTCGATGAGGGGCAGGATTATTCGGCGTTTCAATATGAGTATCTCAAAAAACTATTTCCGCGTGCCCGCATGACGGTACTCGGTGATTTCGGGCAGGCGATCTTTACGCAGTCTACCAAGCTGCATGAGTCCGATTCGCCGCTTACTCGACTTTATGGTGAAGCCGAAACTTGTTTGATCCACCTTGTGCGCAGCTATCGTTCAACACTGGAGATTGTGGAATTTACGAAAACGCTGCTCTCTGCTGAGTCGGAAATCGTCCCCTTTGACAGGAGCGGACATAAGCCGCTTCTTGTGAAGTTAGATGACGAAGAAATGCGCGATGCACGAATACTGAAAGACATCGCAGCACTTAGAGCCGAGGGCTTAGACTCTATTGCCGTCATTACGAAGTCTGCGGCTGAAAGCCGCGCAGCCTTTGAATCTTTAAGGGAGCAAGGAAGCGAAGGATTGCAGCTCATTACGAAGGAGACGGTCACCTTTGAAAAAGGAGTTATGGTTATTCCCGTATATCTCGCCAAGGGTGTTGAGTTTGATGCCGTTCTGATTTATGAGGCATCACCTCAAGCTTACAGCCGGGAAAACGATCGCAAGCTTCTGTATACAGCATGTACGCGGGCCATGCACCGACTTCATGTATACACAACGGACGATTGGTCACCGTTCGTGCAGGCATTGCCAGCTGATTTATATGAGAAAGCGGCATATTGA
- a CDS encoding pyridoxamine 5'-phosphate oxidase family protein translates to MGKQFPAMLPEHMAFIRKQQLFFVGTAPMSRDGHVNLSPKGYDTFRILSDRKVAYLDLTGSGNETSSHIEENGRITMMFCAFQGPPNILRLYGTGTVILPEDNEWEQLYEMFEPLPGVRQIIMVDIHKVQTSCGYAVPFMSYEKERETLQRWAEQKGEEGLHSYWQEKNLSSLDGLPTSLGKRIRT, encoded by the coding sequence ATGGGTAAACAGTTTCCGGCCATGCTCCCCGAGCATATGGCCTTCATCCGAAAGCAGCAGCTGTTCTTTGTCGGAACGGCGCCCATGTCGAGGGATGGGCATGTCAATCTGTCGCCGAAGGGATATGACACGTTTCGGATATTGTCCGATCGTAAGGTTGCGTATTTGGATTTGACCGGAAGCGGCAATGAGACCAGCTCTCATATCGAAGAGAATGGTCGTATCACGATGATGTTCTGCGCATTCCAGGGGCCGCCGAACATCCTGCGCCTATACGGGACCGGAACAGTGATTCTCCCGGAGGACAACGAGTGGGAGCAGCTGTACGAAATGTTCGAGCCGCTGCCTGGAGTCCGGCAGATAATTATGGTCGACATACATAAAGTCCAGACGTCCTGCGGCTATGCGGTTCCATTCATGTCGTACGAGAAGGAGCGAGAGACGCTCCAGCGGTGGGCGGAGCAAAAAGGCGAAGAAGGCTTGCACAGTTACTGGCAGGAAAAGAATTTGAGCAGCCTCGACGGATTGCCGACGTCTCTTGGGAAACGTATAAGGACATAG